Proteins encoded by one window of Montipora foliosa isolate CH-2021 unplaced genomic scaffold, ASM3666993v2 scaffold_127, whole genome shotgun sequence:
- the LOC137986027 gene encoding craniofacial development protein 2-like, producing the protein MMLGSQTRKEAPEPTGLLVHPKNTLKIGNVRMLYIARNLAQAAREMNRRGISIMGITETHWTGQGKLQIAEGETIIYSGREDDIHRAGVGILMSQDAAGALIEWIPVKDADEETKDEFYARLQDVLDERNKHDILVITRDVNAKVGEENTNYERVTGKHGLGV; encoded by the exons ATGATGCTCGGGAGTCAAACCCGAAAGGAAGCACCCGAGCCGACAGGGTTATTGGTGCACCCTAAAAACACTTTGAAGATAGGAAATGTGCGCATGTTGTATATAGCAAGGAACCTTGCACAAGCAGCAAGGGAGATGAACAGGAGAGGAATATCCATTATGGGTATAACTGAAACACATTGGACTGGTCAGGGTAAACTACAAATTGCAGAGGGAGAGACCATTATCTACTCTGGTAGGGAAGATGACATACATAGAGCAGGGGTAGGTATATTGATGTCACAAGATGCAGCTGGGGCTCTTATAGAATGGATACCAGTCA AGGATGCAGATGAAGAGACCAAAGATGAGTTTTATGCAAGGCTACAGGACGTGCTGGATGAGAGAAACAAGCACGATATCCTGGTTATCACCAGAGACGTGAATGCGAAGGTTGGAGAGGAAAACACCAACTATGAACGAGTGACGGGGAAGCACGGGCTAGGAGTATGA
- the LOC137986028 gene encoding uncharacterized protein, with the protein MNELVITGTLFPHKIIHKATWISPDGRTRNQIDHVLINKRFRNSVEDTRVYRSADLGSDHYLVCTTIRLKLKRPPRQKKTGRVKYDTSKLGNEDTLKEFKVTLRNRYQKLQQEGGDLEEDQHEVEKGFEVMRAKYAEKNKEVKRSIKSDKRKWLNNIASQAEEAARSHHMKTLYMLTKIASRQSTSVMDKHGNLLGNKRDIQDRWTEHFREVLNREPPQNPITIMDDDEEALDFQEAIEEIADTEPTLGEVKEAVRKLKSGKAPSIDNITAELLKTDIEFSKIKIHELLSKIWSSRLFQRLGGKG; encoded by the exons ATGAACGAACTAGTCATAACAGGAACATTGTTTCCTCATAAAATTATCCACAAAGCGACATGGATTTCACCCGATGGACGGACCAGGAATCAGATCGATCATGTCTTGATTAATAAACGGTTCAGGAACTCGGTAGAAGATACAAGGGTCTACAGGTCTGCAGACTTGGGTAGTGATCACTATCTTGTTTGTACAACTATCAGACTTAAGCTCAAGAGACCCCCAAGGCAAAAGAAAACAGGTCGGGTCAAATACGACACATCAAAGCTGGGAAACGAAGATACCCTGAAAGAATTCAAGGTTACCCTAAGGAATAGGTACCAGAAATTACAACAAGAAGGCGGAGATTTAGAAGAAGATCAACACGAGGTGGAGAAAGGTTTTGAGGTCATGAG AGCAAAATATGCTGAGAAGAACAAGGAGGTGAAAAGGAGTATCAAGTCTGATAAAAGGAAGTGGCTCAACAACATCGCTAGCCAAGCTGAAGAGGCTGCACGAAGCCACCACATGAAAACACTGTACATGCTAACCAAGATAGCCAGTCGTCAAAGCACTTCGGTGATGGACAAGCACGGAAACCTCCTCGGCAACAAAAGAGATATACAAGATCGATGGACGGAACACTTCAGAGAGGTACTGAACAGAGAACCACCACAAAATCCAATAACCATCATGGATGATGACGAAGAAGCGCTCGATTTCCAGGAAGCAATAGAAGAGATTGCAGACACTGAGCCAACACTAGGCGAGGTAAAGGAGGCAgtaagaaaattgaaaagtggGAAAGCACCCAGCATCGATAACATCACCGCCGAGCTATTGAAGACGGACATAGAATTCTCAAAAATAAAGATACACGAGCTGTTGTCAAAGATATGGAGTTCGAGGTTATTCCAGAGGCTTGGAGGAAAGGGTTGA